A part of Neodiprion pinetum isolate iyNeoPine1 chromosome 4, iyNeoPine1.2, whole genome shotgun sequence genomic DNA contains:
- the LOC124215906 gene encoding uncharacterized protein — protein sequence MTNGVKRAKLVPASDAPSNSSSSSSSAEMSTMAKNNSNKSNSKSTKKRETFDPMAVTWMEKYSDQMEKIWSRLPNFVGSAIATCAIFLLGATMRGEWLLVVVHFAKHLGYGTVEKNGTSGEDETSASVDWAKISLENFYLQNLSWYWVAACSVSYTMYFAIGGFLHWYFYVRQRDKAEEWKCQPQKWITPELERHEIIIGTISLLLTSTFSACLACYISNGGPCSVYYKFDDYSWTWWFLSWPVIYIYLDYATYWLHRIYHTPWLYKHFHKLHHKYKQPTAFSVTAIHPVEILHIQICLCIPLFALPTHWVPYCTIAMYNYYHGIIDHSGINFKAYWWQPWQPDAIFHDNHHQYFHVNFGFNCFIWDKIHGTYRQKDRIYTEDTYYGKGKLISEATRNEIEADMEERDSENPLAYRDNKLIYKISKKELEGKKLE from the exons ATGACGAACGGAGTGAAAAGGGCGAAGCTGGTGCCGGCCAGCGACGCACCTTCGAattcatcatcgtcatcatcatccgCGGAAATGTCGACGATGGCGAAAAATAACAGCAATAAGAGTAATTCGAAGAGTACAAAGAAGCGGGAAACCTTCGATCCGATGGCAGTTACTTGGATGGAAAAGTACAGCGATCAGATGGAGAAGATCTGGAGCCGATTGCCGAATTTCGTAGGTTCCGCGATCGCTACTTGCGCGATATTTCTTCTCGGCGCGACGATGCGCG GTGAATGGCTGTTAGTTGTGGTGCATTTTGCGAAGCACCTTGGCTATGGAACGGTGGAAAAGAACGGAACAAGCGGCGAAGATGAGACGTCAGCGTCGGTTGACTGGGCCAAAATATCGCTGGAGAATTTCTACTTGCAAAATTTGTCATGGTATTGGGTCGCAGCGTGCTCCGTGTCCTACACGATGTACTTTGCCATTGGCGGTTTTCTCCAT TGGTACTTCTACGTCCGCCAACGGGACAAGGCAGAGGAATGGAAGTGCCAGCCGCAGAAATGGATAACGCCGGAGCTGGAGCGTCACGAGATAATAATCGGAACGATCAGCCTTCTCTTGACGAGCACATTCAGCGCCTGCCTCGCCTGTTACATCAGTAACGGGGGTCCCTGTAGCGTCTACTATAAATTCGACGACTACTCGTGGACCTGGTGGTTCCTCTCCTGGCCCGTGATCTACATTTACCTG GATTACGCAACGTACTGGCTCCATCGTATCTACCACACCCCCTGGCTCTACAAGCACTTCCACAAGCTGCACCACAAGTACAAACAGCCGACTGCCTTCTCAGTGACCGCGATCCACCCGGTCGAGATCCTCCACATTCAAATATGCCTCTGCATTCCACTGTTCGCGCTGCCAACGCACTGGG TGCCGTACTGCACAATCGCGATGTACAACTACTACCACGGCATCATCGACCACTCCGGCATCAATTTCAAGGCCTACTGGTGGCAGCCCTGGCAGCCGGACGCGATCTTCCACGACAACCATCACCAATACTTCCACGTCAACTTCGGCTTCAACTGCTTCATCTGGGACAAG ATCCACGGCACGTACAGACAGAAGGACCGAATCTACACCGAGGACACTTACTACGGTAAGGGAAAGCTGATCAGCGAGGCTACCAGGAACGAAATCGAGGCTGACATGGAGGAACGGGATTCTGAGAACCCCCTCGCCTACAGGGACAACAAACTGATATACAAGATATCGAAGAAGGAGTTGGAGGGCAAGAAGTTGGAATAA
- the Taf13 gene encoding transcription initiation factor TFIID subunit 13 isoform X2 gives MAAEENYEQFEDEETEIPIGGTLPGGRKRLFSKELRCMMYGFGDDQNPYTESVDFLEDLVIEFITEMTHRAMEIGRTGRVQVEDIVFLVRKDSRKYARVKDLLTMNEELKKARKAFDEVKYAE, from the exons ATGGCTGCGGAAGAAAATTACGAGCAG TTCGAAGATGAGGAGACGGAGATTCCGATCGGAGGAACGCTTCCGGGTGGAAGAAAACGGTTATTTTCAAAGGAGCTCCGTTGCATGATGTACGGATTTGGCGATGACCAAAATCCATACACCGAAAGCGTTGACTTTCTGGAAGATTTGGTGATCGAATTCATCACCGAAATGACCCACAGGGCAATGGAAATTGGACGCACAGGCAGAGTGCAAGTCGAAGACATTGTCTTCCTTG TGAGGAAAGATTCTAGAAAATACGCCAGAGTTAAGGATCTGCTGACAATGAATGAGGAGCTTAAAAAAGCAAGGAAAGCCTTTGACGAAGTGAAATACGCAG AATAA
- the Taf13 gene encoding transcription initiation factor TFIID subunit 13 isoform X1 — protein sequence MAAEENYEQFEDEETEIPIGGTLPGGRKRLFSKELRCMMYGFGDDQNPYTESVDFLEDLVIEFITEMTHRAMEIGRTGRVQVEDIVFLVRKDSRKYARVKDLLTMNEELKKARKAFDEVKYAGTVNQ from the exons ATGGCTGCGGAAGAAAATTACGAGCAG TTCGAAGATGAGGAGACGGAGATTCCGATCGGAGGAACGCTTCCGGGTGGAAGAAAACGGTTATTTTCAAAGGAGCTCCGTTGCATGATGTACGGATTTGGCGATGACCAAAATCCATACACCGAAAGCGTTGACTTTCTGGAAGATTTGGTGATCGAATTCATCACCGAAATGACCCACAGGGCAATGGAAATTGGACGCACAGGCAGAGTGCAAGTCGAAGACATTGTCTTCCTTG TGAGGAAAGATTCTAGAAAATACGCCAGAGTTAAGGATCTGCTGACAATGAATGAGGAGCTTAAAAAAGCAAGGAAAGCCTTTGACGAAGTGAAATACGCAGGTACTGTCAATCAGTAG
- the LOC124215909 gene encoding transmembrane protein 126A: MALVKQTGPLPTDAVPLNKNEALRHQVDMLRHWPNQLEVWPLRSGIGILSITAAVAGIYVNAHYRRKMKLMKIGSAATYLPIIVLPGIAATLAHKLFVTRDILLERKKCLLCLETRAALLQFTVGFLYPMTLGPMGSVLLATRYATYRLPNITNDFWGLISVLRKFTRPINLQLSIIAIGQLFLGSCITRLEITSYYYVKQQLLEAEKVYDNSPFV; this comes from the exons ATGGCTTTGGTAAAACAAACAGGTCCGTTGCCTACAGACGCCGTGCCTTTGAACAAAAACGAAGCTTTGCGACATCAAGTCGACATGCTGCGGCACTGGCCGAACCAATTAGAGGT ATGGCCGCTTCGCAGTGGAATTGGCATTCTTAGTATTACTGCTGCAGTAGCTGGTATTTACGTCAATGCCCATtatagaagaaaaatgaaattgatgaaaattggaaGTGCAGCTACCTATTTGCCCATTATTGTGTTGCCTGGTATAGCAGCTACCTTAGCACACAAACTG TTCGTCACAAGGGATATACTTCTCGAAAGAAAGAAGTGCCTACTGTGCCTTGAGACAAGAGCAGCCTTGCTGCAATTTACAGTCGGCTTTCTCTATCCAATGACGCTAGGTCCAATGGGAAGTGTTTTG CTTGCGACGCGATATGCGACTTACAGACTGCCTAATATAACGAACGATTTTTGGGGTCTGATATCAGTCCTGAGAAAATTTACTCGTCCAATCAATCTGCAACTATCAATTATAGCAATTGGACAATTATTTTTAGGATCGTGTATTACTCGATTGGAAATAACGTCTTACTACTACGTGAAGCAACAACTGTTGGAAGCTGAGAAAGTTTATGATAACAGTCCATTTGTTTAA
- the LOC124215908 gene encoding nuclear protein AMMECR1 encodes MAAGCCGTKKQKLNNSLSIPCNGTSSLQNGLRNGIIAHPEMCFFCFDVLYCQLHQLDPPKTPNFSNDAFPLFVTWAIGKDKRLRGCIGTFNAMHLHAGLREYAATSAFKDSRFNPITRDELPRLHVSVSILRHFEDGADYLDWEVGVHGIRIEFHNEKGNKRTATYLPEVATEQGWDQIQTIDSLLRKGGFKGVVTPDIRRNLKLTRYRSEKVSVSYQDYMSHWHSQQC; translated from the exons ATGGCCGCTGGATGTTGTGGAACGAAAAAGCAAAAGTTAAACAACTCGTTGAGCATACCGTGTAACGGCACATCCTCCCTGCAAAATGGTCTACGAAACGGAATTATCGCTCATCCGGAGATGTGCTTCTTCTGCTTTGACGTCCTTTATTGTCAGCTCCATCAACTCGATCCTCCAAAAACGCCAAACTTCAGCAATGATGCATT CCCGTTATTTGTGACATGGGCTATTGGAAAGGACAAACGATTGAGGGGCTGCATTGGCACTTTCAACGCGATGCACCTTCATGCTGGACTCCGTGAATACGCAGCGACTAG TGCCTTCAAGGATTCACGCTTTAATCCCATTACACGAGACGAACTTCCTCGCCTACACGTCAGCGTCTCGATTCTTCGTCATTTTGAAGACGGTGCAGACTATCTTGATTGGGAAGTCGGTGTTCACGGTATTAGGATTGAGTTTCACAACGAAAAGGGCAACAAGCGCACTGCCACTTATTTACCTGAAGTAGCCACTGAACAAG GTTGGGACCAAATACAAACAATCGACTCGTTGTTGCGGAAAGGGGGCTTCAAGGGAGTGGTGACGCCGGATATTAGGAGAAACTTGAAGCTAACTCGATACAGGAGCGAAAAGGTCTCTGTGAGCTATCAAGACTACATGAGTCATTGGCATAGCCAGCAATGCTAG
- the LOC124215905 gene encoding lysosomal acid glucosylceramidase-like isoform X1: protein MWSKVFFVCLLSALQQSSFGVDLKFRECSPRMPTAVSNWSSPYCVCNSTYCDDAPRISRPSGSFRSYVLISTSKDGLRFSTSTGSFRGSDAAPDIKPDASITVDPSMTYQDILGFGAAATDATGININSLPEAAQNEFIRSYFSEDGLEYTIIRVPMAGTDFSTRPYSYAMVENDTLLEYFALAEEDHRFKIPFIRRAMKLSRRPINLLASPWSPSPWMKARPTWIGSNTLKREYWHTWAFYFAKFFKEYQDQGLNFWALTPQNEPLNAFGALPINSMEWTVEDQRDWVVNFLVPILKKTGFENINIILVDGMRHLLPEWPQIFMNDSSTRKQFAGTGVHWYLDHSYSVDRLDETHDLFPDKFIIYTESCPDYDADLGSWYRAEQFAVSIIDTLNHWVVGWLDWNMALDERGGPNWNGNFMGAGVIVNGSAGEFYKQPTFYTMGHFSKYVPPGSVRIGTSNEGPFEIKTVAFRRPDNSTAIVFLNTHDSERIISVSDITKGAIEFSIPGQKQQTKNPSVTAQVWDHGVNGERVWLLYDPWTCVI, encoded by the exons ATGTGGAGCAAGGTCTTTTTCGTATGTCTGCTGTCAG CACTGCAACAATCATCGTTCGGCGTTGACTTGAAATTTCGAGAATGTTCTCCAAGGATGCCGACTGCGGTGTCAAACTGGAGCAGCCCTTACTGTGTGTGCAATTCGACATACTGCGACGATGCACCACGGATATCGAGGCCCTCTGGCAGTTTCAGATCGTATGTGCTAATTTCCACGAGCAAAGACGGCCTGAGATTCAGCACTTCGACCGGGAGCTTTAGAGGGTCCGACGCGGCTCCGG ATATCAAACCTGACGCAAGCATCACAGTCGATCCCTCTATGACATATCAAGATATTCTTGGCTTTGGTGCTGCTGCCACGGACGCCACTGGAATAAACATCAATTCCTTACCCGAAGCGGCTCAAAACGAATTTATAAG GTCTTACTTTTCCGAGGATGGGCTTGAGTACACGATAATCCGGGTTCCGATGGCGGGTACCGACTTTTCCACCAGGCCTTACAGCTACGCAATGGTCGAGAATGACACCCTCCTTGAGTACTTTGCTCTCGCTGAGGAAGACCACCGCTTCAAG ATCCCGTTTATCCGGAGAGCCATGAAGCTCAGCAGGCGTCCCATCAACCTGCTCGCCTCGCCTTGGAGCCCATCACCATGGATGAAAGCACGGCCAACGTGGATAGGCTCGAATACTCTGAAGCGAGAATACTGGCACACGTGGGCCTTCTATTTTGCTAA GTTCTTCAAGGAATACCAAGATCAAGGTCTCAACTTCTGGGCCTTGACCCCTCAGAATGAACCGTTGAACGCTTTCGGTGCTCTGCCCATAAACTCGATGGAATGGACGGTGGAGGACCAGCGTGATTGGGTAGTCAATTTCCTGGTGCCTATACTCAAGAAGACTGGCTTCGAGAACATCAATATTATACTGGTTGACGGGATGAGGCACCTGCTTCCTGAGTGGCCACAGATTTTCATGAACGACTCTTCGACGAGGAAACAGTTCGCAGGAACAGGAGTGCATTGGTACTTGGACCACAGTTACTCGGTGGACAGACTGGACGAGACCCATGATTTGTTTCCGGATAAATTTATAATCTACACCGAGTCGTGTCCAG ATTACGACGCAGATTTGGGCTCGTGGTACAGAGCCGAGCAATTCGCAGTCAGCATCATCGACACGTTAAACCACTGGGTTGTCGGGTGGTTGGATTGGAACATGGCGTTGGATGAGCGCGGTGGTCCCAACTGGAACGGAAATTTCATGGGAGCTGGTGTGATCGTCAATGGTTCGGCGGGAGAATTCTACAAGCAGCCCACCTTCTATACAATGGGCCATTTTTCAAA ATACGTCCCTCCCGGCAGCGTAAGAATTGGTACATCAAACGAAGGaccatttgaaataaaaacggtGGCTTTTCGAAGACCCGACAACTCAACGGCGATTGTATTTCTGAATAC GCATGATTCCGAGAGGATTATTTCCGTGTCGGATATCACGAAGGGGGCGATTGAGTTCAGTATTCCCG GACAGAAACAGCAAACAAAAAATCCAAGTGTAACAGCTCAGGTATGGGATCATGGAGTGAACGGAGAACGGGTCTGGCTCCTTTACGATCCTTGGACCTGCGTCATCTAG
- the LOC124215905 gene encoding lysosomal acid glucosylceramidase-like isoform X3 yields the protein MWSKVFFVCLLSALQQSSFGVDLKFRECSPRMPTAVSNWSSPYCVCNSTYCDDAPRISRPSGSFRSYVLISTSKDGLRFSTSTGSFRGSDAAPDIKPDASITVDPSMTYQDILGFGAAATDATGININSLPEAAQNEFIRSYFSEDGLEYTIIRVPMAGTDFSTRPYSYAMVENDTLLEYFALAEEDHRFKIPFIRRAMKLSRRPINLLASPWSPSPWMKARPTWIGSNTLKREYWHTWAFYFAKFFKEYQDQGLNFWALTPQNEPLNAFGALPINSMEWTVEDQRDWVVNFLVPILKKTGFENINIILVDGMRHLLPEWPQIFMNDSSTRKQFAGTGVHWYLDHSYSVDRLDETHDLFPDKFIIYTESCPDYDADLGSWYRAEQFAVSIIDTLNHWVVGWLDWNMALDERGGPNWNGNFMGAGVIVNGSAGEFYKQPTFYTMGHFSNSLRIVRPSVRCRSDTSLPAA from the exons ATGTGGAGCAAGGTCTTTTTCGTATGTCTGCTGTCAG CACTGCAACAATCATCGTTCGGCGTTGACTTGAAATTTCGAGAATGTTCTCCAAGGATGCCGACTGCGGTGTCAAACTGGAGCAGCCCTTACTGTGTGTGCAATTCGACATACTGCGACGATGCACCACGGATATCGAGGCCCTCTGGCAGTTTCAGATCGTATGTGCTAATTTCCACGAGCAAAGACGGCCTGAGATTCAGCACTTCGACCGGGAGCTTTAGAGGGTCCGACGCGGCTCCGG ATATCAAACCTGACGCAAGCATCACAGTCGATCCCTCTATGACATATCAAGATATTCTTGGCTTTGGTGCTGCTGCCACGGACGCCACTGGAATAAACATCAATTCCTTACCCGAAGCGGCTCAAAACGAATTTATAAG GTCTTACTTTTCCGAGGATGGGCTTGAGTACACGATAATCCGGGTTCCGATGGCGGGTACCGACTTTTCCACCAGGCCTTACAGCTACGCAATGGTCGAGAATGACACCCTCCTTGAGTACTTTGCTCTCGCTGAGGAAGACCACCGCTTCAAG ATCCCGTTTATCCGGAGAGCCATGAAGCTCAGCAGGCGTCCCATCAACCTGCTCGCCTCGCCTTGGAGCCCATCACCATGGATGAAAGCACGGCCAACGTGGATAGGCTCGAATACTCTGAAGCGAGAATACTGGCACACGTGGGCCTTCTATTTTGCTAA GTTCTTCAAGGAATACCAAGATCAAGGTCTCAACTTCTGGGCCTTGACCCCTCAGAATGAACCGTTGAACGCTTTCGGTGCTCTGCCCATAAACTCGATGGAATGGACGGTGGAGGACCAGCGTGATTGGGTAGTCAATTTCCTGGTGCCTATACTCAAGAAGACTGGCTTCGAGAACATCAATATTATACTGGTTGACGGGATGAGGCACCTGCTTCCTGAGTGGCCACAGATTTTCATGAACGACTCTTCGACGAGGAAACAGTTCGCAGGAACAGGAGTGCATTGGTACTTGGACCACAGTTACTCGGTGGACAGACTGGACGAGACCCATGATTTGTTTCCGGATAAATTTATAATCTACACCGAGTCGTGTCCAG ATTACGACGCAGATTTGGGCTCGTGGTACAGAGCCGAGCAATTCGCAGTCAGCATCATCGACACGTTAAACCACTGGGTTGTCGGGTGGTTGGATTGGAACATGGCGTTGGATGAGCGCGGTGGTCCCAACTGGAACGGAAATTTCATGGGAGCTGGTGTGATCGTCAATGGTTCGGCGGGAGAATTCTACAAGCAGCCCACCTTCTATACAATGGGCCATTTTTCAAA TTCTCTGCGGATAGTAAGACCCAGCGTTCGTTGTCGATCAGATACGTCCCTCCCGGCAGCGTAA
- the LOC124215905 gene encoding lysosomal acid glucosylceramidase-like isoform X2, translated as MWSKVFFVCLLSALQQSSFGVDLKFRECSPRMPTAVSNWSSPYCVCNSTYCDDAPRISRPSGSFRSYVLISTSKDGLRFSTSTGSFRGSDAAPDIKPDASITVDPSMTYQDILGFGAAATDATGININSLPEAAQNEFIRSYFSEDGLEYTIIRVPMAGTDFSTRPYSYAMVENDTLLEYFALAEEDHRFKIPFIRRAMKLSRRPINLLASPWSPSPWMKARPTWIGSNTLKREYWHTWAFYFAKFFKEYQDQGLNFWALTPQNEPLNAFGALPINSMEWTVEDQRDWVVNFLVPILKKTGFENINIILVDGMRHLLPEWPQIFMNDSSTRKQFAGTGVHWYLDHSYSVDRLDETHDLFPDKFIIYTESCPDYDADLGSWYRAEQFAVSIIDTLNHWVVGWLDWNMALDERGGPNWNGNFMGAGVIVNGSAGEFYKQPTFYTMGHFSNMRSSLRIVRPSVRCRSDTSLPAA; from the exons ATGTGGAGCAAGGTCTTTTTCGTATGTCTGCTGTCAG CACTGCAACAATCATCGTTCGGCGTTGACTTGAAATTTCGAGAATGTTCTCCAAGGATGCCGACTGCGGTGTCAAACTGGAGCAGCCCTTACTGTGTGTGCAATTCGACATACTGCGACGATGCACCACGGATATCGAGGCCCTCTGGCAGTTTCAGATCGTATGTGCTAATTTCCACGAGCAAAGACGGCCTGAGATTCAGCACTTCGACCGGGAGCTTTAGAGGGTCCGACGCGGCTCCGG ATATCAAACCTGACGCAAGCATCACAGTCGATCCCTCTATGACATATCAAGATATTCTTGGCTTTGGTGCTGCTGCCACGGACGCCACTGGAATAAACATCAATTCCTTACCCGAAGCGGCTCAAAACGAATTTATAAG GTCTTACTTTTCCGAGGATGGGCTTGAGTACACGATAATCCGGGTTCCGATGGCGGGTACCGACTTTTCCACCAGGCCTTACAGCTACGCAATGGTCGAGAATGACACCCTCCTTGAGTACTTTGCTCTCGCTGAGGAAGACCACCGCTTCAAG ATCCCGTTTATCCGGAGAGCCATGAAGCTCAGCAGGCGTCCCATCAACCTGCTCGCCTCGCCTTGGAGCCCATCACCATGGATGAAAGCACGGCCAACGTGGATAGGCTCGAATACTCTGAAGCGAGAATACTGGCACACGTGGGCCTTCTATTTTGCTAA GTTCTTCAAGGAATACCAAGATCAAGGTCTCAACTTCTGGGCCTTGACCCCTCAGAATGAACCGTTGAACGCTTTCGGTGCTCTGCCCATAAACTCGATGGAATGGACGGTGGAGGACCAGCGTGATTGGGTAGTCAATTTCCTGGTGCCTATACTCAAGAAGACTGGCTTCGAGAACATCAATATTATACTGGTTGACGGGATGAGGCACCTGCTTCCTGAGTGGCCACAGATTTTCATGAACGACTCTTCGACGAGGAAACAGTTCGCAGGAACAGGAGTGCATTGGTACTTGGACCACAGTTACTCGGTGGACAGACTGGACGAGACCCATGATTTGTTTCCGGATAAATTTATAATCTACACCGAGTCGTGTCCAG ATTACGACGCAGATTTGGGCTCGTGGTACAGAGCCGAGCAATTCGCAGTCAGCATCATCGACACGTTAAACCACTGGGTTGTCGGGTGGTTGGATTGGAACATGGCGTTGGATGAGCGCGGTGGTCCCAACTGGAACGGAAATTTCATGGGAGCTGGTGTGATCGTCAATGGTTCGGCGGGAGAATTCTACAAGCAGCCCACCTTCTATACAATGGGCCATTTTTCAAA tatGCGCAGTTCTCTGCGGATAGTAAGACCCAGCGTTCGTTGTCGATCAGATACGTCCCTCCCGGCAGCGTAA